The sequence below is a genomic window from Deltaproteobacteria bacterium.
CTAATTAGGCAAAAGAGCAAATTCGTTCAAAGAAGGCAGGGAGTGCCGCAAATTCGCCGTTTAACACAGGAGCAATGGCTGTCGGTGATTGAGGTAGCAGAAGAACTAGCAAAAGACGACCCTGCTAAACACGAGCGAACGATGTTTATAATGTCAGCGCTGTATTCCATGTACCTTCGCATTTCGGAGTTATGCGCTTCGAGCCGCTGGACTCCGCTAATGAATCACTTTAGAAAAGATCACGATGGCCTTTGGTGGTTTGTTACCGTTGGTAAAGGCAACAAGGAGCGCCAGATTGCAGTAAGCGACGCCATGCTTAAGGCGCTTAGGAGATGGAGAAAATTTTTGGGCTTATCGGCACTTCCAGCACCTTCTGACGATTCTCCACTCTTGCCGAGGAACAGAGGAGGTGGCCCTATAAGCAGCACTACTTATTTAAGAGAAATAGTCCAACTCTGTTTCGATCGAGCCGTAGCTAAGCTCAAGGAAAACGACAAGTTTGACGAAGCGGACGCACTGATGGAGGCTACTGTACACTGGCTGCGCCATACTGGCATATCTGATGACGTAAAAATTCGGCCGCGCGAACACGTCCGCGACGATGCTGGACACAGCTCAAGCGCGATTACTGACAAGTACATAGATATTGAACTAAAAGAACGACACAAATCCGCTAAACAGAAGCCGATAGCCTCTCGCTATGTCTCCTAAAGAAACATCGGCAGGTTTCCACTAGGTGCCTTTAGACTACAATAAAATCACTATCTTCCATTAA
It includes:
- a CDS encoding tyrosine-type recombinase/integrase — encoded protein: MSKPLALKPLFDSLEFISKQDFSSIGLTARQTNDCEITAQFLRSYIGSAGTFNSYRREVERLLHWTWKIAHKTIANLKRDDIENFAKFCLKPPHSWIGLKKPARFISKDGGRIPNPEWRPFVATISKKQHKEGKRPEKGNFKLSNGAIKEMLAILSSYFNYLLQEDYVAVNPVALIRQKSKFVQRRQGVPQIRRLTQEQWLSVIEVAEELAKDDPAKHERTMFIMSALYSMYLRISELCASSRWTPLMNHFRKDHDGLWWFVTVGKGNKERQIAVSDAMLKALRRWRKFLGLSALPAPSDDSPLLPRNRGGGPISSTTYLREIVQLCFDRAVAKLKENDKFDEADALMEATVHWLRHTGISDDVKIRPREHVRDDAGHSSSAITDKYIDIELKERHKSAKQKPIASRYVS